The following is a genomic window from Motilibacter rhizosphaerae.
CTCGACACCATCGCCGAGCCGATGGACTTCCTCGGCGTCAACTACTACTTCCGCAACGTCGTGGCCGACGACCCGGCGGCCGGTGTCGTCCGCGCCCGCCAGGTCGAGGTGCCCGGTGCGGCGACGACCGCGATGGGCTGGGAGGTCCACGCGGACGGCCTGCGCGACATCCTCGTCCGGGTCGCCGAGGACTACGCCCCGAGCGCGGTCGTCGTGACCGAGAACGGCTCGGCCTGGGTCGACGAGCCGGGGCCGGACGGGCGGGTCGAGGACGCGGAGCGGACGGCGTACCTCGAGGCGCACCTCGCGGCCTGCGCGGAGGCCGTGGAGCGCGGCGTGCCCCTCGAGGGCTACTACGCGTGGAGCCTGCTCGACAACTTCGAGTGGGCCTACGGCTACGACAAGCGCTTCGGGCTCGTGCGCGTGGACTACCCGACCGGCACCCGCACGGTGAAGGCGAGCGGCGAGCGCTACGCGCAGATCATCGCCGCGCACCGCGGCGACGTGGCCCCCCTCGCCGTCGGCTGAGGCGGGCGGCCCGGCCGGCGCGCGCTGAGCGCCCGCGAGGGTCAGCCGGCGGCGGGCGCCAGCAGCTCCTCCGCGTCGCGCCGCGCCTCCTCGGTCCACGGCGTCGGCCGCCCGGTGTCGGGGTCGACGCGGACGACGACGCGGGCCCCCTCCGCGTGGACGACCGTCCGGTCCGGCGACTCGACGCGGAAGCGGTAGGTCACGCTCGTGGTGCCGACCTTCTCGACCCAGAAGTGGACCGCGAGCGGCCCCGGGTGGAGCACCGGCACCGAGTAGGTGATCCGCAGCTCGCGGACCACCTGGATGACGTCGGGCTTGGTGGGCTTGCCGAAGCGGAAGGTGTAGCCGCGGGCCGTCCAGTGGCTCGCCAGCGCCCGCTCGACCAGGACGACGTAGCGCGAGTTGTGCAGCATGCCCAGCGCGTCGAGGTCGTCGAAGTGCACGTCGACGAGCTCGACGGCGCCGATCTCGCTCGACCCCGGGGTGCCGCCCTGCTCGTCCGCCACTGCGCCTCCTGTGCTCCCGGGAGACACTACGACCTGGGCGCGACGGCGCGGCCGCCGGGTGAACGGCGGCGGGGAGCGGTGCGTACTCCTCCTCGACAGCGCCCTCCGGGCGCGCCTCGACGGGAGGACGTGGCGATGGGACCGACGCGGATCGGCGGCCTGCCCGCCCACCCCCTGCTCGTGCACGCGGTGGTCACGCTGGTGCCGCTCGCGTGCGTGCTGGTGGTGGTCGCGGCGCTCTGGCCGGCCGCCCGCCATCGCCTCGGCCCCGTGCCGCCGGTGCTGGCCGTCCTCGGTCTCATCGCCGTCCCGCCGACGACGCACGCGGGCGAGGCGCTCGAGGAGAGCCTCGCGAAGGCGACCGGCACCCACGACCCGGCCATCGAGCGCCACGCGCACCTCGGCGACCAGCTGCTCCCGTGGATGGTCGCGCTGGTCGTCGTCGCCGTCGTCGCGTGGGCGGTCCAGCGCCGCGAGCGCGTCCCGGCCGCCCTGCGCGTGGTCGTCCCCGTCGTCGCCGTCGTCGTCGCGGTCGCGACCGCCTGGATGACCTACCGCATCGGTGACACCGGTGCGCGCGCCGTCTGGAACGGCGTCGGCTCGTCCTGAGCCACCTCCTCCGTCCCCTGCCACCACCGCACTCCCAGGAGCCCTCCGTGACCGATGCCGTCCTCTCCCGCCGCGCCGTCCTCGCCGGAGCCTGCGCCACCTGCCTCGGCTCGCTCGCCGCCTGCGGGGGCAGCAGCGGCGGCAGCGACGCCAACAGCTCCAGCAGTGGCGGTGGTGCTGCCGCGTCCGCGGCCCCCGCTCCCGCCGGCTCGGCCCCCGCCGCGGGCGCCAGCTCGTCCGGCTCCTCGGGCGGGTCCTCGTCCGCCGCCCTCGTCGAGATCGCGAAGGTGCCGGTGGGCAGCGGGGTCGTCGTCCAGGGCAGCGACGGCAAGCCGGTCGTCGTGACGCAGCCGACCGCGGGCACCGTGCACGCCTTCTCCGCGATCTGCACGCACCAGGGCGTGGTCGTCGGCGTCCAGGGCGGCCAGATCGTCTGCCCCGCGCACGGCTCGCGCTACGCGCTGGCCGACGGCTCGGTGCTCGGCGGTCCCGCGCCGCGGCCGCTGCCGGCCGTCGCGGTGAAGGTGGACGGCGGGAACGTCGTGAGCGGCTGAGCCACGGCAGCAGGCAGGGTCAGCGCGTGAGCCGCGGGTTGCTAGCGTCGCGCCCGTGACCGACCTCCCCAGCTTCGACCTCACCGGCCGACGAGCCCTCGTGACCGCGGCGTCACGGGGGCTCGGGCGCGCGTCCGCCGTCGCCCTTGCTGCCGCGGGCGCGGACGTCGTGCTCGGCCTGCGCGACGTCGACCGCGACGCCGGCGCGGTCGCGGAGGTGGAGGCGCTGGGGCGCCGGGCGTACCCCGTGCAGATGGACATGACCGACGTCGCGCAGGTGCGCGCCGGCGTCGACCGCGCGGCCGAGCTGCTGGGCGGGCTGGACATCCTCGTGAACAACGCGGGGATCGCGCCGACCAACCTCGCGGTGGACGTCACCGAGGAGGACTTCGACGCGACGCTCTCCGTGAACCTCAAGGGCACGTTCTTCGCGTGCCAGCAGGCGTTCTCCCACCTGCGTGAGGGGGGCGGCCGCATCATCAACATGGGCTCCCAGGCCGGCGCCGTGGCGCTGCCGACGGAGTCCGTCTACTGCATGACGAAGGCCGGCGTCGCGCACCTGACCGCCTGCCTCGCCGTCGAGTGGGGCGAGTACGGCATCACCGTCAACTGCGTGGCCCCGACCTTCATCCGGACCGACGGCACCGCACCCGCGCTGGCCGACCCGGCGTTCGAGGCCGAGGTCGTCGAGCGCATCGCCGCCCTCCACCGCATCGGGAAGCCGGTGGAAGTGGCTGGTGCCGTGGTGTTCCTGGCCTCCCCCGCCGCCTCGCTCATCACGGGGCACACGCTGCTCGTCGACGGGGGATGGACCGTCCGCTAGGGCTGCTGCTCCGCGGACATCCCCGGCATGTGGTCGCCCTCCTCGGACCCGCTGGCCGCGAGCGCCGGCGTGGTGAGCACGGCGACGAGGGCCGCGGCAGCCGCGAGGGCGGCGACGCTGCGACGGGGGCTGCTCTCGCGGGTCCGTACGCGCCGGACGCCGAGCGCCACCCCCGCGACGGTCACCAGCTCGAGCACGCAGGACAGGACGTCGGCGCGGCCGACGGCCTCGGGCTCGAACGCCTCGGGCCCGACGGGCAGCCCGGACGTCCGGCTCACGACCCACAGCACGACGGTGCCGAGGGAGACGAGCACCGCGGTACGCGGGACGAGGACCCGTCCCGCGGCGAACGACGCCACTCCCCACACGACCTGCGCCGCTCCGAGGAAGATGAAGAAGATGCCTGCTGCCAGCCACTCCTGCAGGTGCTCGTGCACCACGGCGAGGTGGACGAGCCCGGCGCCGATCCCCGCG
Proteins encoded in this region:
- a CDS encoding Rieske (2Fe-2S) protein, with protein sequence MTDAVLSRRAVLAGACATCLGSLAACGGSSGGSDANSSSSGGGAAASAAPAPAGSAPAAGASSSGSSGGSSSAALVEIAKVPVGSGVVVQGSDGKPVVVTQPTAGTVHAFSAICTHQGVVVGVQGGQIVCPAHGSRYALADGSVLGGPAPRPLPAVAVKVDGGNVVSG
- a CDS encoding SDR family NAD(P)-dependent oxidoreductase — its product is MTDLPSFDLTGRRALVTAASRGLGRASAVALAAAGADVVLGLRDVDRDAGAVAEVEALGRRAYPVQMDMTDVAQVRAGVDRAAELLGGLDILVNNAGIAPTNLAVDVTEEDFDATLSVNLKGTFFACQQAFSHLREGGGRIINMGSQAGAVALPTESVYCMTKAGVAHLTACLAVEWGEYGITVNCVAPTFIRTDGTAPALADPAFEAEVVERIAALHRIGKPVEVAGAVVFLASPAASLITGHTLLVDGGWTVR
- a CDS encoding DUF2231 domain-containing protein, yielding MGPTRIGGLPAHPLLVHAVVTLVPLACVLVVVAALWPAARHRLGPVPPVLAVLGLIAVPPTTHAGEALEESLAKATGTHDPAIERHAHLGDQLLPWMVALVVVAVVAWAVQRRERVPAALRVVVPVVAVVVAVATAWMTYRIGDTGARAVWNGVGSS
- a CDS encoding acyl-CoA thioesterase, translated to MADEQGGTPGSSEIGAVELVDVHFDDLDALGMLHNSRYVVLVERALASHWTARGYTFRFGKPTKPDVIQVVRELRITYSVPVLHPGPLAVHFWVEKVGTTSVTYRFRVESPDRTVVHAEGARVVVRVDPDTGRPTPWTEEARRDAEELLAPAAG